From the Synechococcus sp. Nb3U1 genome, one window contains:
- a CDS encoding metal ABC transporter ATP-binding protein: protein MYIRLQDVWVAYGEQAVLQGIDLHIPMGSLVAVVGPNGAGKSTLFKAMVGLLPLWRGAIQVGGGARDLSGSVAYIPQREEVDWRFPVTVLDVVLMGRYGQRHWHQRLQASDREIAWVCLERLGLAGLATASIGELSGGQQQRVFLARALAQQPRVLLMDEPLSGVDVSHQEVVLQVLAELQKQGVTILLSTHDLGLVWQRFQQVLLLNRRVIAFGPCQEVMVSGFLQQTFAGQWIILPDGSLLTQPCVT from the coding sequence GTGTATATCCGCTTGCAAGATGTGTGGGTTGCCTATGGTGAGCAGGCGGTGCTCCAGGGGATCGACCTGCATATTCCGATGGGATCCCTGGTGGCGGTGGTGGGGCCGAATGGGGCCGGTAAGTCCACTCTGTTTAAGGCGATGGTCGGACTGTTGCCCCTCTGGCGGGGAGCGATCCAGGTCGGTGGGGGGGCACGGGATCTCTCGGGTTCGGTTGCCTACATTCCACAGCGGGAGGAGGTGGATTGGCGCTTTCCGGTGACGGTACTGGATGTGGTGCTGATGGGGCGCTATGGTCAACGGCACTGGCATCAACGTTTGCAAGCTTCTGATCGAGAAATTGCCTGGGTTTGTCTGGAGCGGCTGGGGTTAGCGGGGCTGGCGACCGCTTCTATTGGGGAACTGTCGGGTGGACAACAACAACGGGTGTTTCTGGCGCGTGCTTTGGCGCAGCAACCGCGGGTTTTGTTAATGGATGAGCCCTTGAGTGGGGTTGATGTTTCCCATCAAGAGGTGGTGTTACAAGTGCTCGCAGAGTTGCAAAAGCAAGGGGTGACGATCCTGCTTTCCACTCATGATTTGGGCTTGGTTTGGCAACGGTTTCAACAGGTTCTCTTACTCAATCGGCGGGTGATCGCCTTTGGGCCTTGTCAGGAGGTGATGGTATCGGGGTTTCTGCAACAAACCTTTGCCGGACAATGGATAATCCTGCCGGATGGATCCCTGTTGACGCAACCTTGTGTAACCTAA
- a CDS encoding metal ABC transporter substrate-binding protein, whose product MKTTRAALSQHSLWSLSLSLLCLIGLPACRLAETRASSAQGSESPVVAQVPAGVEGSVEPEVQLRVLASTSFIADIVQNVAGDRLQVDSLIPIGVDPHGFEPAPSDLRRVADSQVLIVNGGGFEEFLGSLLENVGGERLLIEASAGLEMRQIPESEEALFAHAHGHGHSHDHSHGHSHAHDGDPHFYLDPLQVIRYVENIRAGLTEADPPGADVYAENAAAYIAQLQELDAWIQEQVAQIPEANRLLVTNHDTLGYFADRYGFRVIGTILPGVSTNVSPSAQELASLIDTLQETQVPAIFLETGNNPQLAEQLAQELNLQVKRLYSHSTSTADGPAATYLDMMRYNTETIVTALQ is encoded by the coding sequence ATGAAAACTACACGCGCTGCACTCTCACAGCACTCCCTCTGGAGCCTAAGCCTATCGCTCTTATGCTTGATTGGGCTGCCAGCCTGCCGCTTGGCGGAAACACGCGCTTCTAGTGCCCAGGGTTCTGAGTCTCCGGTGGTGGCCCAAGTTCCGGCGGGTGTGGAGGGGTCTGTTGAGCCGGAGGTGCAACTGCGGGTGCTGGCCAGTACCAGCTTTATCGCCGATATCGTCCAAAATGTGGCCGGGGATCGTCTGCAGGTGGATTCTCTAATCCCCATTGGGGTGGATCCACATGGGTTTGAACCTGCTCCCAGTGATTTGCGCCGTGTTGCGGATAGCCAGGTTTTGATCGTGAATGGGGGTGGATTTGAGGAGTTCCTGGGCAGCTTGCTGGAGAATGTCGGGGGTGAACGGCTGCTGATCGAGGCTTCGGCTGGCTTAGAAATGCGGCAGATCCCGGAATCGGAGGAAGCCTTGTTTGCACATGCACATGGGCACGGGCACAGCCATGATCATTCCCATGGGCACAGCCATGCTCACGACGGGGATCCCCACTTTTATCTGGATCCTCTGCAAGTGATCCGCTATGTGGAAAATATCCGCGCCGGTCTGACCGAAGCGGATCCCCCTGGAGCAGATGTATACGCCGAAAATGCTGCCGCTTACATTGCCCAGTTGCAGGAGCTGGATGCCTGGATCCAAGAGCAGGTTGCGCAGATCCCTGAGGCTAATCGTTTGCTGGTGACCAACCACGATACCCTCGGCTATTTCGCCGACCGCTACGGTTTCCGGGTGATCGGGACGATCCTGCCTGGTGTAAGCACCAATGTCTCCCCTTCAGCGCAAGAACTGGCCAGTCTCATCGACACCCTTCAGGAAACCCAGGTGCCAGCGATTTTTCTGGAGACGGGCAATAACCCGCAACTGGCGGAGCAACTGGCCCAGGAGTTGAATTTGCAGGTTAAACGCCTCTACAGTCACTCCACCTCTACAGCAGATGGCCCCGCTGCCACCTATCTGGACATGATGCGCTACAACACCGAAACCATTGTCACTGCTCTGCAATGA